A genomic window from Brassica oleracea var. oleracea cultivar TO1000 chromosome C8, BOL, whole genome shotgun sequence includes:
- the LOC106312537 gene encoding formin-like protein 3, protein MASSSSEPLELIVTVVSAKHLKNVNWRNGDLKPYVVLYLDSDHRLSTRSDDSTKPVWNERITLPLTRSVHESVLNVEIFHSNSSDLGKALVGSVRFPLVRLIDSEGAINSLELIRPSGRTQGKIRLKLEIKERLIQPQNYYSAPTGLRPIQPQNYYSAPEGNRYYSPPPAPITSPSPQRDYRDFSPYPYTDHYYSRFYYPPPPPPPRSMYDRASNYSLPRVPSAPVDHNPLPPRFPNYPPPPPSAPVDAFPVSEAPQRSEPSAPVDAFPANEHKLEAPPVGSRFSSYGAPSGPSAPVDYSPYDHRQLQKTVGGLSLEEERAVAERSESEFGARPSSSYGRDYRREC, encoded by the coding sequence ATGGCTTCCTCTTCTTCTGAGCCACTTGAACTAATCGTCACCGTCGTCTCAGCGAAGCACCTGAAGAACGTCAACTGGCGCAACGGAGACCTGAAACCCTACGTCGTTCTGTACCTAGACTCGGATCACCGCCTCTCAACTCGCTCCGACGATTCGACTAAACCGGTGTGGAACGAGCGGATCACTCTTCCTCTCACCAGATCCGTCCACGAATCGGTCCTCAACGTCGAGATTTTTCATTCTAACTCGTCGGATCTGGGGAAAGCACTCGTCGGATCGGTTAGGTTTCCTCTGGTTCGATTGATTGACTCCGAGGGGGCGATTAACTCGCTCGAGCTTATCCGTCCCTCGGGTCGGACTCAAGGGAAGATTCGCTTGAAGCTCGAGATCAAGGAGCGGTTGATCCAACCTCAAAATTACTATTCTGCCCCTACTGGTTTACGGCCGATCCAACCTCAAAATTACTATTCTGCCCCTGAAGGAAACCGTTATTACTCCCCACCTCCAGCTCCGATCACCTCACCGTCTCCTCAGCGCGATTACAGAGACTTCTCACCTTATCCATACACCGATCACTACTATTCCAGATTCTACTACCCTCCTCCTCCTCCTCCGCCACGTTCTATGTACGATCGTGCCTCCAATTACAGCCTGCCACGTGTCCCATCTGCTCCGGTTGATCACAATCCTCTCCCTCCTCGGTTTCCCAACTACCCTCCACCGCCGCCATCAGCTCCCGTTGATGCTTTTCCGGTGAGCGAGGCTCCACAGCGCAGTGAGCCATCAGCTCCCGTCGATGCCTTTCCGGCAAACGAGCACAAGCTAGAAGCTCCACCTGTGGGTTCGAGATTCTCCAGTTACGGAGCGCCGAGTGGTCCATCGGCGCCAGTGGATTACTCTCCTTACGATCACAGGCAGTTGCAGAAGACGGTGGGCGGGCTGAGCTTGGAGGAAGAGAGAGCTGTTGCGGAGAGGTCTGAGAGCGAGTTTGGAGCTAGGCCGAGCAGCAGCTATGGCCGTGATTATCGCCGTGAATGCTAG